In the Carcharodon carcharias isolate sCarCar2 chromosome 8, sCarCar2.pri, whole genome shotgun sequence genome, taccatttgcaactcctctcATATTAAACATGCCATGCCaacattcagcaagacctggacaacattcagacttgggcttataagtggcaagtaacatttgtgccacacaagtgccaggcaataaccagctccaacaagagagaacttaACTATCTGCCAGATTGACACTCAatgttatcattgctgaatcccctaacatcaacatcctgggggttatcattaacTAGAAACTTAAATGCACCAGCCAAGTAAATACTGCGATGctatggccacaagagcaggtcagataaTGGGGATTCTGaggcgagcaactcacctcctgactcccccaagcctgtccaccatctgtatGACATAAGTGAGtaatgtgatgcaatactctccacttaactGGATGAATGtgactccaacagcactcaaggagttcaacaccattcaggtcaaagcagcctgtttgatcagcaccccatctaacaccttaaacattcactccctccaccactagtgcacagtggcagcagtgtgtactatgtacaagatgtactgcagtaaATTTCCAAACCAAtttcaacatcaccttccaagcacatgaCCTctagcagatatatgggaatgctaccatctgcaagtttcccttcaagtcacgtaccatcctgacttggatctatATTGCTGATATAGCAATAtcattgtcgctgagtcaaaattgtGAAGctcactccctaatagcactgtgggtgttcctacaccacatggactacagcggttcaagaaggtgtctcaccaccaccttcccagtcaaagatgggcaataagtgccggCCTTCCCAGCAATGCTCATAATCCTTGAACAgctaaaaattaaaaacaaaaagatgTTAGCCTGGAGCTTGTTTGATGTGCCTTTCTGAAACTGGGCTGCCCTAATCTGTCAGTATTGGATTGGCTGCATTGAAGTCTAACCAGCATTCCGCAAAACAATTgctgaaaagtttgaccaaagcTGAAGGTCATGGATACCAAAATTATAACCATAGATTCCTTGCCAGTTATCGCCTGCCCCCTCTCCTAATTGCTGTTTCCCATCTCACCTGAATCCAGTCTCCCCCTCTTCCAATCACTTCCTTCATCTCCTGATTGCTCTGATCTCTCCTGATCGCTTCCACTTTCTGAGACCTGCTGCCAGAGGTAGGGTGTCCCGACATTCAAATCGTTTTTCCAATGAGCCCTGTGAGTAATCCCAGCCAGCGTCTGATGTATTTGGTGAGCCATGGGTCTTACTCATTCTagtgcagggatcattccctgtGCCTGGTTTGGATCATCAGGTCAGCATGAACCAAGTTCTAGACCAACATGTTTCTACTTTTGAGACTCCTGTGTGGCCATCAACCACTCAGAGCAAGTAAGAGAGTCACAGTATGATCAGACAGAATCAacgtggttttatgaaagggaaattgtgtttggcaAGCTTATCAGAGTTTTTTGAGCATGTATttagcagggtggataaaggggaactagtagatgtaggGCTGGATTTAATATGGGCAATCGGGTGTCTCACCAACCAGTTGGAGAACTGGTGGGAGTGCCATGTTGCTTCAGTGGGGAAGACCCGACCAAATTAAGTATCTGTCAGGCTACCATCAGGCCTCCCTGGGATTTAGATGGAAATGTGGGCCCCGATAGGCCAGTAGCTCTCCATTGCCAGCAGCGCCACTAGGAGCACTGGCTTTTGCCGATAGTACTCTAAGGACTTCTCCAGGAATTGTTGTTGAATCCCTGGACagaggtgagtgagggcaggatagGGGTTCGCAGGAGTGGGGGCAGGGTTTAAAGGCAAGGGCAAGGCAATGGCTTTCAGTGGACTGGAGTGCCTCAATCGGACACTGAGCACCTGACACTGAAGGACAACTCCCCCGTCCACTCCGCTGGTAGTCCTTTGGCAAACGTGACAGACTTTCTGGGTAGTCTTTGCTAGGCATGGGAGAACTCTGAAATTTCCATTTAATCCCTAAACCATCATTAAATTtcagtgggctcagggataattggtgtcaattggtttattaatgagCCTCATTAACATCCCACCATGGGCGGACAAGCTACTCATTTTCAGCCCCTTCTTGCCTATGACTTAATTAAAGGAGGTTTTCTATGTTCTGGTGGCTGATCTATGGCCTCTCCTGTGATTAGGTGGACCCAGCTGTCATGTTTCCGACCGctggattaaattccactcaTAGTATAATTGGATTTTCAAACAACACTCAATGAGCTATCGCAAAAAAGGTTCATTTGAACAATAAGGGAACGTGGATTTGGGGGCAATATGTTAGCATGGgtggaggattggttaacggtCTTGGATTGACGGGCCTTATGGTCTATTCCTTCTTCGATTCCTTTTGTTCTCTCATTGTCCCACTCTCTTCTTTTCTGCTCTCCTTCTCCAATTAGGCGAAGTGACTAAGAGTaaagtatccaaatttgctgatgatacaaagttaaatgggaatgcaagctgtgaggaggacacaaagaggctgcaaagagatataataGGTTGACCACTGACGAAGGACAAGAATACTGGACACCAGACCAGCAATACTGCCGGGCGTGGGGAAAGACGCCATCGCCACTGCACTGCACACAGAGATGATGTCATCACAAGCCTCCCATCCACAAGCTTGTGTGTATCTTCAACTAAATGTTATGAtcgagcagttggtaaagctgggttatttaaaaatcccagagggaaactttaaacaaaagtaataacctataattttaagtggtatgtttgagatgtgattctaaattcaggaatcagaccatcagttctcgaggttttacattaaactaaattaaacattttataagTTTACATAGGTTAAAatgtatatacacatggctacaaattactactatcataacttttaacaagttaccaaactaatctccattaaggcaacagcaacccatagacttaaccagatgccaggcaaagtattttcactttacaaattcaaaatgaggttcttttcactttggtttctgtggagacagttggaggcttgcagctgctttttatctcacattgcctctgccctgcacacacaaaactactGGAGTTATACCTACCgctgcccattgaatgtaaattcccattgtaTTGCCAGCCTCTTTAAACTCCACcctttaacaataaaacccctttcatagtatcaattttattagcaatataaatgtATTGCTTGGTATTTGCTAGCTAGGTAGTAGTTTTCACCccgcttcttgaatgctctatacaaaaaatgcaaatgcttgctatctctcttacatatcaaaactagtacacatcaaagcacccagaccagctggctttaattaagacacacccacaggctaaacctctattttaaaagaaaatattttccagtaatataagatacattaatagcttcatgacaaataATAATGACTACGAAAATAACAATGAGGAAAGGAACAAGCGCAGGCCCCTACTGATGTTTCACTGTGGCTGAGCAATCAGTGTGAGGAAAGGTTGATCCTGCAGTAACTATTTGCATTGTATATGACCCCAACATAAAAACGTTGGCCATACAGACACCTGGTACTGGACAGTGGACAGAGCAGCTAAAAACCAGACTATCTGGTATAGAACCGGAAGAATGGCCACTctagatataaacaggttaattGAATGGGCATTCGGatgtcagatggagtataatgtggggaagtgtgaaattatacAATTTGATAGTAAGAGTAGAGAAGCAGAAtgttttttaaaagatgtgaaaatTATAAATGTTCACGTACAAGAAACACAGAAATTtatcatgcaggtacagcaagccaaatggcatgttggcctttaggggattggagtacaagaatgaggaattcttgctgcagttgtacagggctttgaagagaccacacctggagtactgtgtgcagctctgatcTTCATATAAGGAATGATATACTTGGCCTTGGTGcaatacagtgaaggttcacaagattggttcctgggatgagagggttgtcctatgttgAGAGACTGAGTAAACTGGGCCCATATTCTCTGcggtttaaaagaatgagaggtgatctattcTATTTCTATTGAAACATACaggattctgaaggagcttgttgggtagacactgagaggttgttttccctagCTGCGGGATTTAGAACACAGGGGCGCAGCCTCAGGATAATGGGTCAATCATTTAAGACTGTGACAAGGAGAAATGTTCTTCActgagagggttgtgaatctttggaattctttacctcagagggttgtggatgctccttcATTCAGTGTATTCAAGGGAggggtagacagatttttcattTCTCAGCAAATCAATGGATGTGGGCAGTaggtggcaaagtggagttgaggcagaagatcagctatgatcacattgaatgctGGAGTAAGCTTGAGGTGCTGAATGTAAACTCTGCTCCTATTCCatatgttcttatgctcttaaGATCTCCCAGCCTCACTCCTTTTTTGCCCCTTTCTCCTTCTTCTTCTCCAATTAGAAGGCACTTTTCAAAAGTGCCACAAAATCACATGAGTCATCCAGACCAGTGACCTGGCAGATAGCTCACTCTGCCCAACATTTTCCTACTTATCACAGCTCCCCGATCTGTTGCTGTATTCTTCACTGAACATTTGCTTTTTGAAGACTGCACTCTAATTTCCCGAGCATCCATCACATTACTCCCATTTAGCAtgaggtttgtaatggatataaTAATGAGCAGACCTGTGCACAATACAGTGGGGTCAGAAATGCAGACCACTGGCAGATACAAGTTCCAGCTTGGTAACCCAAATTCAGTATAACTAACCTCTTGGAATTCTTTTATCTCAAACCTACAAAGTGTGTTAGAGTGATGAAACATTCTATTGAAAGCAGCTTGGAATGTCAGTTAATTTTGTGCCAGTTGGAAATTGGTGGCAAAATCATTGCAGAAAATATATTCTTAATAAACACTTGCCTCAGTTCACAGACTTGTACGTTACTGAAGCACAACCTGTGAACTTATAAAGGAAACTCTGACCACTCACATCAGTATAGGACTAACATTAGAAACAGAAGTTCAACTTCAGCCACAAGATTCTACAGCAGCTGGAACTCAGAGAGCTCCAGTCTGTAGTGTCCAGCATCATGTTTATTACTGGGGTTGTGCCTCATTTGATTGGGCTACTTGTTTTTTTAGGTAAGTTTCtcaatttaaaaaatgatttatCTCACATTGTTTCGTGTTAATATAAGTTATTCTAATGCAATACGTTAAGTGTTCCTGCGAGTGACTTACTGGCCTTTGAAGGGATCAGTACAGATTCACCAATAGGGGGCTTTTAAAGGTTTAAATAATGAGAGCTTGGTTGTGCAAACTGTGTTTGTTTTCTCTTGAGTTTGGAATTTCAGGGGTGATCTAATGGAGGTTTTTAAAGCAAGAAAGGGATTTGGTAGGATAGATGCGGAGAAATCATTTTCTTTGGTAGAGGAATTCAGAACGAGTGGGCACAATCTTAAATTAGAGTTAGCCCATTTAGGAGTGAATTCAGGTAGAACTTCATTGCACAAAGAAATCCGGAAGACTCTCCCGGAAGCTTCTGGATCCTGGGTcaactgaaattttcaagaccTGAAATTGATTAATTTTTGGAAGGTAGAAATGTCAACGGATATGGAGCTAAGGTGGATAAATTGAATTGTGGTGCACCCAAGAaccaactgaatggtggaacaggctcgatggcTGAATGTCCTAGTCCTGTTCCTTGTTATAATGTCACTATGTTTCTATGGTACATGCAGCTGGTTGGTAACTGGTATTATTTTCTATATACAGTGCCTGTCTGTTCATACTCTGTACACTTTCTCAGTCACCGCAATAGATACTGAATTATTACTATCTTTACCTGGAATGTTTCAGCTCCAGTCATTTCTGTAAGAGGATCAGAAGTGCGAGGATTCCTGGGACAGTCGGTCACACTGCCGTGCAGATACTCTGTCAGAAAGAATGGTGAAACTGAAATGTGCTGGGGCAGGGGACATTGCTCTTTACTTGACTGTTCACAACCACTGATCAGAACAAATGGGAAAACTGTAACTGAAGCAATTTCCACAAAATACCACCTTGATGGTAAAATAGAGGAAGGAGATGTATCGCTCACAGTTGGCAATCTACGTGAAGAAGACAGTGGCTTGTATTGTTGCCGTGTAGAGATTACCGGTCTCTTTAATGATCAGAAAGACCTTTTTAATCTGCTGATTTTGGAAGGTGCGTCAGCTCATTATTATCTATTATTTATATTTCTCATAGAAATGCTGATTCAAAATTATCGTTGATATCTCTGTTAAATATCAAGGAATAAATGTACAAGATGCAACAGGTGATGCAGCATAGTTCAATAGACACAGACAATAAATCTGTTGCTTTTCTATGGAAAATAGCTTTATGTATTTTTTACAGTGATCgaatatgggcagcagagatATTTTACACAGGCCCTGTTACACCCACAGCTGGACGCTAGCGAACTGAATCCCTAGATTTACACTGCATTATCTGCTAAAAGTAGAATGAGATTTAAATGTTTGTGAGCAGCATTGATTGCATCAACTAACTGTACAGTACATAATAATGCATTACATGTACATAAAATTATGTGGTAGAAGCATATTATGTTATATTACTATTCAGTATTAATATGTATGAATATTTTCTGATGGGCTATTTCTGAGTTCAATGTAAAAATGAATGATTTAATTAATAGTTTCATTAATAGTTTTAATGTGAAGCTCTGATGTAGTGCCATACTTCCCCTAAAAACATAGGTGCAGGTCTAGTTTTGTTCACAAAGGGTCGTCAAAGCATAGGATACTTTAGTTTTATTTTCTTCTTGCTGGATTTTGCTCTGCACTTTAACTGGTTTCGCTGGGTTGTCCTCCATTTTAAATTATTCCGTTTCTCTCGCTGTCAGTAGTTTAGTTTCATTTTTCTCAATTGTTGTATGTATTCCAATTGTACCAAGGAGATGGAGAAGAACATAATTGCACTGgggagagtacagagaagatttacaagaatgctgccagggcttgaaaattgcagctatgagcaAGGATTGGAAAgactaggattgttttccttagaacagaggaggctgaggtgtgacctaattgaggtgtacaaaattatgagggacgtGGATAGGGTATACAATAAAGACTTGTtttccctagctgaggggtcaattaccagagggCATGGATTtgaggtgattggtaaaaggattagaggggacacgaggaaaaacgttttcacccagagagtggtgggcatctggaattcactgcctaagtagttgaggctgaaatgctcaactcatttaaaaggtacctggatctcatctgaagcactgtaactgcaaggctatggaccaagtgctgaaAAGTGctattaaaatgagtggctagtttctttttcatctttttctggtcggcacagatatgatgggcttaatggcctctttctgcgccttaacttttctatggttcaatggTTCTATAGATGGGTATCCTTTTAGAGGTCTGAACATGTTGAAAATTTGCAATGGAGAGGAACACGATATGAGGGATGAATCAATGCAGCTCAATGACCACAGTGACATTTTGTCAATTCTCAAGATTTAACAGACACCCTCAAATGAATATGGTAGAGGATGTCAGTCTTCACCGTCTCCATTTTCCACATTGGGCTGTAACAGAGTTATGCCGAGTCTTGCACCATGATCTCCATATACAACCGATCATTCTTTGCCTTCTCTGCACAAGTGAGGCTTAACACTCTATGGCACAACCTTTTCGTTGCTAAGTCTTCCCAGGCCGAGTAAGTGACAAATACATTTTTGCTGTGGAACAGATGCATTAG is a window encoding:
- the LOC121281451 gene encoding hepatitis A virus cellular receptor 1 homolog → MFITGVVPHLIGLLVFLAPVISVRGSEVRGFLGQSVTLPCRYSVRKNGETEMCWGRGHCSLLDCSQPLIRTNGKTVTEAISTKYHLDGKIEEGDVSLTVGNLREEDSGLYCCRVEITGLFNDQKDLFNLLILEGNSTQTPSPSSVSLTTGHGNHFTSNATEGQIYISK